One Cyclopterus lumpus isolate fCycLum1 chromosome 7, fCycLum1.pri, whole genome shotgun sequence DNA window includes the following coding sequences:
- the si:ch73-70k4.1 gene encoding uncharacterized protein si:ch73-70k4.1 isoform X1, translating into MRKLPFLTGARRFRNEMAEKHSTSKLKRNKSSVKDLQPVISSLKRSHTASCSSGITAGRSVWWSSEQLPAEESLWVLVLKSALPYLENQHWDLVPDLPHPSAAKPTAIKPDEQWWCDLSEEVAPFPEPSPPSPRTSWSPDPVGIRSSQQDLSVHTQLGPDSPARPASSHNRQSQDGKTTSLQALAKRPPPSLHSWEGLASSAGPLSVGIHKGRTGREQEEDTGPVSRRPLANQVKVSNSRVCLQRQEEEEVHTSVRGDGDGGGGGGAAAAAAAAGGRGGLRSCPMCLMVFPVGFTQMDCDGHLAQCLSEVNVDMTW; encoded by the exons atgcgTAAGCTTCCGTTTCTCACAGGGGCGCGGCGTTTTCGAAATGAAATGGCTGAGAAACATTCCACGTCCAAACTCAAACGGAATAAATCGTCTGTTAAAGACCTCCAGCCGGTAATTAGTTCACTGAAGAGGAGTCACACGGCGTCGTGTTCCAGTGGGATCACAGCTGGCAG GTCGGTGTGGTGGAGCAGCGAGCAGCTGCCTGCGGAGGAGAGCCTGTGGGTGTTGGTGCTGAAGTCTGCTCTGCCCTACCTGGAGAATCAGCACTGGGACCTGGTTCCAGATCTTCCGCATCCATCTGCAGCG AAACCCACAGCGATAAAGCCAGATGAACAGTGGTGGTGTGACCTCAGCGAAGAGGTGGCCCCCTTTCCTGAACCCTCTCCACCTTCTCCGAGGACTTCATGGAGTCCAGATCCTGTCGGTATCCGCTCCTCCCAGCAGGACCTCTCAGTACACACCCAACTTGGACCAGATTCGCCCGCCAGACCGGCGTCGTCTCACAACAGGCAAAGTCAAGACGGCAAGACAACATCTCTACAAGCCCTCGCCAAGAGACCACCGCCATCCCTCCACAGCTGGGAGGGGCTGGCATCATCAGCCGGACCATTGAGTGTAGGAATACACAAggggaggacaggaagagagcaagaggaagacacTGGACCGGTCAGCAGACGGCCTCTCGCAAACCAGGTGAAGGTGTCTAACAGCCGAGTTTGTCTGcagaggcaggaggaagaggaggtgcaCACAAGTgtcagaggagatggagatggaggaggaggaggaggagcagcagcagcagcagcagcagcaggggggaggggagggctgCGGAGCTGCCCCATGTGTCTGATGGTGTTCCCTGTCGG GTTCACCCAAATGGACTGTGACGGCCACCTGGCCCAGTGTCTGTCAGAGGTGAATGTGGACATGACCTGGTGA
- the si:ch73-70k4.1 gene encoding uncharacterized protein si:ch73-70k4.1 isoform X2, with protein MAEKHSTSKLKRNKSSVKDLQPVISSLKRSHTASCSSGITAGRSVWWSSEQLPAEESLWVLVLKSALPYLENQHWDLVPDLPHPSAAKPTAIKPDEQWWCDLSEEVAPFPEPSPPSPRTSWSPDPVGIRSSQQDLSVHTQLGPDSPARPASSHNRQSQDGKTTSLQALAKRPPPSLHSWEGLASSAGPLSVGIHKGRTGREQEEDTGPVSRRPLANQVKVSNSRVCLQRQEEEEVHTSVRGDGDGGGGGGAAAAAAAAGGRGGLRSCPMCLMVFPVGFTQMDCDGHLAQCLSEVNVDMTW; from the exons ATGGCTGAGAAACATTCCACGTCCAAACTCAAACGGAATAAATCGTCTGTTAAAGACCTCCAGCCGGTAATTAGTTCACTGAAGAGGAGTCACACGGCGTCGTGTTCCAGTGGGATCACAGCTGGCAG GTCGGTGTGGTGGAGCAGCGAGCAGCTGCCTGCGGAGGAGAGCCTGTGGGTGTTGGTGCTGAAGTCTGCTCTGCCCTACCTGGAGAATCAGCACTGGGACCTGGTTCCAGATCTTCCGCATCCATCTGCAGCG AAACCCACAGCGATAAAGCCAGATGAACAGTGGTGGTGTGACCTCAGCGAAGAGGTGGCCCCCTTTCCTGAACCCTCTCCACCTTCTCCGAGGACTTCATGGAGTCCAGATCCTGTCGGTATCCGCTCCTCCCAGCAGGACCTCTCAGTACACACCCAACTTGGACCAGATTCGCCCGCCAGACCGGCGTCGTCTCACAACAGGCAAAGTCAAGACGGCAAGACAACATCTCTACAAGCCCTCGCCAAGAGACCACCGCCATCCCTCCACAGCTGGGAGGGGCTGGCATCATCAGCCGGACCATTGAGTGTAGGAATACACAAggggaggacaggaagagagcaagaggaagacacTGGACCGGTCAGCAGACGGCCTCTCGCAAACCAGGTGAAGGTGTCTAACAGCCGAGTTTGTCTGcagaggcaggaggaagaggaggtgcaCACAAGTgtcagaggagatggagatggaggaggaggaggaggagcagcagcagcagcagcagcagcaggggggaggggagggctgCGGAGCTGCCCCATGTGTCTGATGGTGTTCCCTGTCGG GTTCACCCAAATGGACTGTGACGGCCACCTGGCCCAGTGTCTGTCAGAGGTGAATGTGGACATGACCTGGTGA